The following proteins are encoded in a genomic region of Chelmon rostratus isolate fCheRos1 chromosome 3, fCheRos1.pri, whole genome shotgun sequence:
- the tmem109 gene encoding transmembrane protein 109, protein MAQTMMHIFSVFTPSKHIRAFSGLWVMNTLLLFVTGEEVLESRPGTIHDLRTALVDLAGEGRTYLCWLAGEQTVLTVQKAFSQALRVVAASLAGGLTTLLECVSHFLQDVGVLRGGFPINKVTPEGLIFVSQWVLVALIGYWLLSLALRLVASTLRQFLWLLKLSVALVCFGLILSDHSVKTETIAIRLAVLVSVCILLGVGRGSNAADKTAYLEEQVKILERRLKEMESWRKTEEWRD, encoded by the exons ATGGCACAGACtatgatgcacattttcagtgtgtttaccCCTTCGAAGCACATAAGAGCCTTCAGCGGCCTGTGGGTGATGAACACGTTGTTATTGTTTGTTACGGGAGAGGAAGTGTTAGAGAGTCGCCCTGGAACGATCCACGACCTCCGGACAGCTCTGGTTGACCTGGCCGGGGAGGGAAGGACATACTTGTGCTGGCTGGCCGGGGAGCAGACGGTGCTGACGGTGCAGAAG GCTTTCTCTCAGGCTCTGCGTGTGGTGGCGGCAAGTTTAGCTGGAGGTCTGACCACGCTCCTGGAGTGTGTGTCACACTTCCTGCAGGATGTTGGAGTCCTCAGAG GTGGCTTTCCCATTAACAAAGTGACCCCAGAGGGTCTGATCTTTGTTTCCCAGTGGGTTCTCGTGGCTCTCATTGGTTACTGGCTGCTCTCTCTTGCCTTACGATTGGTTGCCTCCACTCTGAGGCAGTTTCTATGGCTGCTGAAATTGAGCGTGGCTTTGGTTTGTTTCGGACTCATCCTGAGCGATCATAGCGTCAAAACAGAAACCATAGCCATCCGATTGGCTGTCCTGGTGTCCGTCTGCATCCTGCTGGGCGTTGGGAGGGGCTCTAATGCAGCTGATAAAACCGCTTATCTGGAGGAGCAGGTGAAGATCCTGGAGAGGCGgctgaaagagatggagagttggaggaagacagaggagtggagggaCTGA